The window TAAACAAAGCGTGCTAATCCAGAGATGAAGTTGCTTACCAGTTTATGAGCATGGTAAAGGCATTTGTTGAAAATCTGAGGGCTTGGGAATTCCATTGTTCTGATATTTTTCAAAATGAAAAATACATTTCTAATGTGAGAATTAGGATGAAACTTAAGCCAATGTTTGAATTGATGCGCTGATACTGACGTCATAATGAGAATCTCCATTTTTATCTTTAATGGATATCTTTCATTTTACATGCCACATCTTGATTTGTAATAATTTCAATGAGTTATCGTTTTTCTGTTTCTGGGTTCTCATTCTGACATTCAGTTTGGGATACGTGAGATACGCAGACAGTGAGTGCTGCCAAGATATAAATTGGCCAGTTAAAACCTTGAGTCAGAAAGGTGCCCGATACGATAGTGCCAATTAAACCCGCATAGACGGCGTAGGCCGCAGAGTGGAGCGCTGGCGTGACCTTGTCAGAGCATTGGTTGATACGAGCTAACGTTTGGCGAGTGGTGATGAGCAATGAAGCAATCACGATGATGAAAACAATGAATCCGAGAAAACCAGTTTCGGCCAAAACACCAAACCAAGTACTGTGTACGGCATGATTTAACCCATCCCAGTGAGAGCTGTAGAAAAAGTAGTTGGAAAAGAAGTTATTTAACCCAACTCCAGTCAATGGGTTGTCAAGCGCCATTTTAAAGGCCGCTTCCCAAGCGTATAAACGTCCCATTGCCGATTCATCGATACCGGCTTCTGCTGCACCACCAGAGGCTCTATCTGAAATACCAGCGGCAAAGTACAGGACGACGGCGCCTATTGCACCAAGTGATAGCAGAAGCATTTTGGAACGAATTACTTTTAAAGCGAATATACCCACGACGGCAACACAACCTAATAACCCGCCACGGCTTTGTGTGGCTATAACGGCGTAAACCAAAATACAGCTAGCGATAACACAAAGTAGTCGTTTGAAAGTCGCTATGCCTTTGGTGCTTGCTTGGCTTATCGCAAACGCGAGAGGAAACATCAGTACAAGCGCTAAGTCGTTAGGGTCTCCAAGCATCGAACCAAAATCCCGACCGATGGTTACTCGGGTTCCTTCGACTAATCCAATACCGTTAATTGAGTTATAAATCGCGATAACGCCGACCAATGTCCCTGCGCCGACGATGATCATCGATGTCTTCGCAAGTTTGTCAGCGCTATTTACTAGCCAAACAATGGCTAATGTCATGACCATGATTTTCCAATAGATGCCTTTAAACTCAGCAAGCGCGACGCCTCTGTTGGACGCAAACACCAATCCGATAGTCACTAACACCCAGAACACCATTAACCATGACAATGAACGATGCCAATATGGCTTCAGCTCTTTGCTTATAAGGCCGTGCCAAAGTAATGCAGTTAAAGCGCCTAGCGACAGAAGCAACGGGATTTTGAACGCAAAAAGCTGAGGGATAGCCTCGTGAATACGAAAGAAAGAGAACACAACGAACATAATCACCAACCAAAACGTTTTGTTGATGATAAATAGTGCTGCAAGTGGAGCAAATGCTAAACAAACGGCCACCAATGGGTGAGGCACAATAACCCATACCACTCCCACAATTAGGCAGAGCGCTAAAATACCAATAGTAGAGGGGGCTTTTCTGGCCGAATCAATCATCAATGTTCCTTATTGGACGGTTTAGGGGCTGAAGTGTATTCATTCTGATTTCTGCCTTTAAACCTAAATGCACGTAAAATATGAGTGTCATGACTAACGAAAAGCCCAGCGCAAAACTGGTTTTAAGCTGCAAGCTAAAGACATAGAACTCGGTTCCGCATATATTTTCTCGTAGAGTCGTTGGAAGCGTTGTGTGTTAGCAATAACAGTCAGGGAAGAGGCAGTGAGTTCATATAAATCATTACCGAGCCTACTTCCAAGTTGAGGTTGAGTGATTAAGCTCAGCATATGCTCGGTCATCTCATTTATTGGGTTTTGTGTTGAGAACAATAGCCCATTGCCTTCGTGGTTGATGAACTCCGGAATGCCGCCAATGCGGGGCGCAATAATAGGTAACTTGGCGAGCCCAGCTTCGGCAATCACATGCCCAAACGCTTCATACCTAGCACCACCGTACAACCAATCCGCCGTATTATTTTGTTCTCCAACTAAGTGAACACGTTCATTTAAACCAGACGAATCAATCAAAAGTTCAAGATTTTCTCTATCTTCACCTTCTCCGATCACGACTAAATGACAGTCATGGTCTTGACTAGCAATGTTAAGTGCTTGAATGATCAAATCTATACCTTTGCTCACAATGAGAGGTCCTACAGTAATGAAGACATAACTTGATGCTGGGATATTTAGGTGAGTACGTAGGTCTATCTTTTGTGGAGCTCTTGAGCTACACCATTATAGATCACTGACAGTTGGTCTTGAGGGTAATCGTCATCAAGTAGCCCTTCGCATACATCGTAGCTCACCCCAACGATACAAGGAGACAAATGCAATCCGAATGTAAAGCGGTCTCTTAATCGATAATTATTGTGAAGTTGAGTTACAAGTGGGATTTTGCATAGTTTGGCAGCTAGGCACATCCATTGACATGGGGCGCCATTATTGATGTGTATTACGTCGATATCATGTTGTTTTATCAATGTGATCGCTTGGTTCACTTGTCTGCACCAACCAATGACATTGAATTTCGGTTGTTTTCGGCCAAGCATGAGATGGAAGGGAGAGTAATGGTTAGGAACCTCGGAATTGGTCAAACGTTCGATAAGAGGCTCACAATTGCTCCAAACCAACGGTTTGTAACGATTTCGATCGAGAGATTCAACCAAGTTGATTAAACGAGATTCGGCTCCACGAATATTATCGTCACCGTAATGAACATAAAGAATGTTTTTCATACCAATCCCCACACATAGGATGCCTGTTTTCTTGACTCGTTTTAGCGAAATAGAACAGGCTAAAACAGTGTTAGGGTAACTTTGCAAGTGTGATGCCATTGGTTTGATATAGCTAATATACTGTTATTTAACACTTTATGAGAAAGGTTAATTATCTATTTCAAATTGAGAATCAGAATGAACGATGAAAGGTGACCTAACGACATACAGAATTGTCAGTGTTTCTGTGAGTGCTCAAGTCATTAAGTGATCTGAGGCGCTGGGTGGTTTAAAGCTGGTAGCAATTCAACAATTGCGGGATAACGGCTTGCGGCGAATAATCATCGATGACGCTTTGTCTAGCTTTGGCACTCATGATTTCTTTGTCGGTGGAAGACAGATTTAACCATGCGTTGAGGTTCGCGGTCAGTTCTGACTCTGAATGCGAAATGTAACCATTACTTCCATGGTCAATCAACTGAGGTAGATTACCCACAGCCGTTGCAATTACCGGTATACCGCGAACCATGGCTTCAAGAGCGGCCATTGGCAGACCTTCGTATCGGGAAGGAATGATCAACACATCAATTCGCGGCCATACTGAAGCCATATCATTTTGATGACCATGAAATTGGCAGTTTGCAGGGCTATTTTGTGCGAGTTTTGAACGTTCCGGTCCATCACCAAATAGATTGAACTGATGTTGTTCAAAGTTTTTCGCTAACGTTATAAAGCGATCGGCGGCTTTTTCGTGGCTTAAGCGCCCGACGAAACCAAATCGATAGTGATCTAGTTGGTTGTTTTGTTCTTTTTGAGTATCGATTAAAGCCGGTGCTTGAGAATCGACAGGAATACTCACAAAGTTATTGAGTAATGTAGAGCGAGTCGGGAGTTTACGACTTATTTTACTACTAACCACTAATGAATGATTTGATATCCAACTTGTGTAGCGATCGAGAAGATCATAAACCCAAACACGACCTGTTGGCGTTTCACCTGCATGATAGGTGGTGATTTGGCAGAGTGGTATTCGCCTGCTTAACAATTTAGTGGATTTGCTTACGATACTGGCTTTGTAACCATGAGCATGAATCAGTTGTGGTTGATATTGTTCAACCGCTGATCGTAACTGAGTTATCGGGTTACCTTGGACTTTTGATAGGTCTTGAAGATAAGAGTAAGGCAGGGCGCTTTCATTTAATCGCCCGATAATCGAGGGTTCTGGCATGTATTGCGTTAACAAAACAACACGTACCTTTTTTTCGTGGCCGAGCAGCCCCTTTGCTAGCTCCAAAACGTGTGTTTCTATTCCTCCGAAAGTCTGGCTATCGATGAGCAACCAAATTTCGCCCAGCAAAGGAATGAGAGCCTCTTTGATAAGAGGCTCGTTTACGTTATTCGGGGGGATATTAGGCTTGGTTGTACTCATCTTCAGATTCCCAAGCCTGCTTCTTACGATAAACGGTAGAAGGGCTTAACTCTAAAAGCACAGCAGCGTTTAATACATTACCATCGCAATGATTGATCGCATGTTGAATCGCTTCACGTTCAATCTGCCACATTGGGCGTATAGCGCCTTCGACCGTTGTGAAAGCAGGAGTCATTGACTCGATTTGTGCTTGCGGTGTTGGCGCTTGCTCAAGCTCTTCTGGTGTGATCGGCGGTAACTTAGTTTCAGTAACAGGAGTCGGAGCTGCCACAGCAACGGGCGCTACATTTCGTATTGGCGTAATAGACCTTGGTTTCGTGGTATCCGCTTTATTAATTGGCGGAGGAAGCATGTCTTTAGTCACGCTGCTTTCATTATTTAACACCACGATGTTTCGAATGACATTTTGCAACTGACGTACATTACCTGGCCACGCGTAACGTTTAAGTAGGGTTTGTGTCTCTTTGTCGATAGATTTGAATTTCTTCTTATCTTGCTTCGCGTACAGCTTCAAAAAGTGACTCGCAAGAGTGACAATGTCACTTCCTCTTTCTCGTAGTGGCGGCATCTCGATAGGTACGACATGGACGCGATAATAAAGGTCTTCACGGAATCGACCTTCTTCAACTTCAACCAGTGGATCTCGGTTGGTTGCGCAGATGATTCGAACGTCGACTTTGATTTCTCGGTTACCGCCGAGTGGGGTAAAGGTGCCTGTTTGTAAGAATCTGAGGAGCTTTTTCTGCATCTCCAGTTCCATCTCACAAAGCTCATCGAGAAATAAAGTCCCGCCATGCGCTTGCATCGCTGAACCTTTGCGGTCAGTCGTAGCGCCAGTAAAGGCACCTTTAACATGACCGAAGATTTCACTCTCCATTAGATCTCGAGGGATAGCACCACAGTTAATCGCGACAAACGGTTTATCGCAGCGTTGACTCTCTTGGTGTATCGCTTCTGCACAGACTTCTTTACCGGTACCACTTTCGCCATTGATGAAGACACTGGCAGTGGTTGGGGCAACTGAATCAATGATTTTGTAAACAGCTTGCATCGGTAAGCAAGAGCCGATGAAGTTATGGAAACGGTCGCGATCGAATTTGGTTTGAATGTCATCGACCAAGTTTTCGAGCTTGGCTCTGCGCAAGTGAAGATTAACCGATGTTTTCAGGCGGTCAGCTTGAATGGGTTTCTCTAAGAAATCTTCCGCACCACGTTGAATTAGATCAACGGCGATATTCACTGAGCCGTGTGCCGTAGCGATAATGACAGCAGTCGGAATCTCGCTATCACTGATCCAATCTAAGACTTCTTCGCCCGGCATATCAGGCAGTTTTAGATCGAGGATAACGAGCTGTGGGGCGTGTCTTTCTATAAATGTTTTGGCTTCAGCGCCAGTCTCGACATGAAATATGTCGTATGGCTCATCTTTGACGTACTGTTTGTAAAGTACGGCAAGGGAGGTGGAGTCTTCAACCAACAATACTTTAGGGCGCATTGTATAATTCCTTTTGAAACTTTATCCTAACCAATCAATAACATAGTGACATCTAAGCATCAATGCGAATAACGCGTATTTGTTAGCTACCGCATGCAATATTTTAATATGCACTTGGCTTTAATCATTACTGATACTGGCGATGTCGAAGCGAGTCTTTAAAAGCGATGTAACAAAGAAAATTTCCTAACATCGATTTGAAAACGAATTTAACTAAAGCCTTGGTCTTTTCTTTCTAAAAGGGCTTTAATCGAATACTCTGCGAGTTCTAACAATTCGTCGACCCTAAGAAACGCGTCTTCATGCTTTTGTTCTAAACATTGCTTTTCTAACGTTCGTGCTAGAACGGACAGTGGGCGGTTACCTAGTGCAAGAGCGGTACTGCCAACCGTATGCACTTCAAACTCAAGGGCTTGAGCATCATTATCTGTGGCCGCTTGTCTAATAGCAGTTAGGCGAGTTTGTGATTCTTCTACGTAATGGTCAATTAAAATAGGAATGATCTCTGCACTCGTATCGCGAATCATTTGTTCTAAGATGCTCTCGTCTACAAGCTCGGCATCGGCAAGTTGTGCGTTCGCTTGTTCGTTCAAACTAGCAGGTGTCTCTGAAGCTAAAGTCGAATTATTCACACTAAATCCTTTCATTGTGTGTTGAGGAAATACGTTAGCTTGAGGCTAATATCCATAAGTATTATTAAGTTTTAGTCATTTTTTAGAATAATTTCAACTGGTTGCCTAAAAAACTATGGCATTAATTGGTTCATCGGTAAGCGCGAAATTAAAAATGTCCTAATGGTAATGCTCTGATTTTTGGTGTTTTTACTTATGAAATATGAACTTAGATGTCTAACTTGGGACAGGACGTTTTAAAAACAAGGGTAAACTCTACGGCGGAAAGAGAAAGGCCACTGCATTATTCAATGCAGTGGCCTAGGTTATTTAAGATAGTTAAAAGATTACTAACGTTGGGCTAAGAAACTAAGAAACTAAGAAGCCTTATCAATCTTTGGCTTTGGGATAGTCTCTACTTCTTCCTCGCTATTTTCAGTGAAGATTTCAGCAACTGCACTTCGTTCTAACTCTCCTTTAAGGTTGCCATCTTCGTCGACAACAGGGAGAGAGTAATCACAAGACATGGTATCAGGCAGAACCTCTTCAATAACGGCATCAGGCAACACCGCTGGCACTTCTTCGTAGATCTCTTCACTGAAGTCATGCACTGAGGAATCTTCAACCGCATCTTGAAGACTTTCTTGGGTTACCAAGCCCTGATAGCCGTCATCGGTCACGTGATAAGCGTAATCGTTTTTCAGCATCTTCATTTGTGCTAGTGCACCTTCAATGGTTTCCGAAGTAATGCGGTATAGAGGAGGTTGCATTACCGTTTCAACGGTAAGTGCGCGTGCTCGGTTTACGTCTTTTACGAACGCTTCTACATAATCATCTGCAGGGTTCAACAGAATTTCATGAGGCGTACCTTGTTGGACTAATTCACCATCTTTCAAAATCGCGATTCTGTCTCCTAAACGAAGTGCTTCGTCGAGATCGTGGGTAATGAAGATAATGGTTTTATGAAGCTTTTCTTGTAGCTCAATCAGCTGATCTTGCATTTCGCTTCGAATTAAAGGGTCCAGCGCCGAGAACGCTTCATCCATAAGTAGAATTTCAGCGTTAGTACACAAAGCTCGAGACAAACCGACACGTTGTTGCTGACCACCAGAAAGTTGAGCAGGGTACTGGTTGCCATAACCTTTCAAGCCAACGGTTTCGAGCCACTCATTAGCTTTCGCTAAACGGTCTTCTTTCTTTATGCCTTGAACTTCGAGTCCGTATGCAACGTTTTCAACCACAGTACGGTGAGGCATTAAACCAAAGCGTTGAAAAACCATCGACATTTTGTGACGACGAAACTCTTCAAGCTCTTTGGTATTGAGGCTCATTACATCAATACCCTCTACCGTGATCTTACCTTGAGTCGGGTCAATTAGACGGTTGAAGTGACGAATTAGAGTCGATTTACCAGAGCCTGAAAGGCCCATGATAACGAAGATCTCACCGCGGTTGATCTTGAGGTTAATCTCCTTCAAACCGACGGTATGCCCAGTATCTGCCAATATGTCGTCTTTGTGTTCACCATTTTTCACACGGTTCATTACAGACATCGGCTTTGGTCCAAACACTTTGTAAAGACCACTAATTTCAATCAATGGTTTAGTCATGCTTGAATCCTCCTAGGTGCGCATTGGTTCTTCGCGCATAAGCCTGTGAAGCTCGGTCAAATAAGATAGCTAGCGCCACAATGGCGAAACCGTTCATCAAACCTAATGTGAAGTATTGGTTGGTGATCGATTTCAATACCGGTTGCCCTAAGCCTTTTACGCCAATCATCGACGCGATAACGACCATAGAAAGTGCCATCATGATAGTTTGGTTGATGCCCGCCATAATTGTTGGCATCGCTAAAGGCAGTTGAACACCCCACAAGCGTTGTTTCTTGCTGGCACCAAACGCTGTTGCCGCTTCCAATACTTCCTTATCGACCAAGCGAATACCTAAGTTGGTTAAACGAATAACCGGTGGAATTGCATAGATAACTACGGCGATCAGGCCAGGGATTTTACCGATACCAAGCAGCATAACTACTGGGATAAGGTATACGAACGCAGGCATGGTTTGCATGATATCGAGTAGCGGCGTCACAATGGATTGCACTCGATTAGATCGTGCCATTGCAATACCAATAGGGATGCCAAGGAAAATTGAAACTAGGGTACACACAGTAATGATACTGAGCGTCCGCATCGTATCTTCCCACATTCCAAAGTAACCAATGAGAAGCAATGAAACCACACACCCTAATGCCAGTTTCCATGAGCGACTCGCGGCATACACCAAGCTGGTACATACACCAAGAACGATAAGCCACGGAGTGGAGATAAGGAGTTTTTCAAACCAAACAAGGAAAGAAAGAAGAGGATCAAATAATGATTCAATCATTTCGCCGTATTCACGGGAAAATTCGCGGTAAGCGCCATCTAGCGCCTTTTTAATTGCTCGCAAATCAGAGCGTTCCATTTCAGGAAAGCTTGATAACCAATTGCTGTCAGCCATTTTATATCCTTATAGTTCGGCGCCTTTCAGTTCGTCGTAAGTCGCTGTTGAATAACGAACGAGATAGACGGTTTCAGTCGCGATAACGCTTAAACATCATCGTGACTGAAACTTAGGACTCCGAATATTGAATAACATCAAGTATAGCGACGTTATTTATTCCTATTATTTTCATCTACTTAGCAAGAGCGATTACAGCTCCGCTTCTACTTTTTTAGCAACTTGTGGAGAAACCCATGGGTGCCAGATTTCTGGGAATTCACTCAAGAAATGGATACTCGCTTCTTCACCATCCGCTTGGTTGTCTTCCATCCAAGCAAGAAGTGAGTTCATTTTGTCGTTCGTGAAACCACGTTTAGTGAAGTAGTCGTAAGCCTCAGGTGCTCTTGATGCGAAGTCTTCTGTAGTGACAGTGTGAACAGGTGAAGGCGGGTACATGGTTGCTTTAGGGGAATCACAGTCTTCTTTAGTGGTACAGTTCAAAAACTCCTGTTCATTGACGCCACTACCAAAGTCAACTTTGACCATATCGTATTTACCTAACACCGCGGTTGGTGCCCAGTAATAACCAAACCAAGCTTCTTCACGTTCATAAGCTTTAGCGATAGATCCAGATAAGCCGGCACTCGAGCCTGGGTCCACAATAGTGAAACCACTCTCTTCTAGGTCAAGAGCTTCAAACAAGTTACCGGCGCTGATTTGACAGTTCCAACCTGCTGGGCAGCTATAAAATGCAGATGTATCTGGGTCTTCTGGGTGTTTAAACAAGCTAGCGTTTTTGCGGACGCCTTCAATGGTTGCCATTTCTGGGTATTGCTTAACCAAGTAAGCGGGAACCCAAAAACCTTCTTCACCACCGTTTACAAGGGCTTTACCTGCGTAGCGGAGACGTTTCTCTTGGACACCTTTATCAAGTGCGTCTTTGAGGCTGTTACTCCATAGTTCTGGTGCAACATCTGGTTGGCCTTTTTCAATCATCGACGTGCCAGTTGGCATTGTGTCACCAGGGATGAGTTCGGCATCACAACCATAACCGTGTTCTAGGATGAATTGGTCAATGTTGGCGATTAAAGTTGCAGAGTTCCAGTTCATATCTGCGATTGTTACGCTGCCACATTCACCAGCGTTAGCATGACCACTGGCTGCTGCAACTAACAAAAATACGGAGCTTAACTTGTATTTCATATTGAGTTTCCTTTCTCTTTAATAATACAACCAAGCTAATCAAGGTCTGTTGACTAACTAAATTGCTCGATGGTGATCCTTTCCGTGTATTTGAACCATTTGAGCAGAAGGAGGGATGGAGGGAATATGAATAGATAAATCAACAAAGCATAAAGTGTGATTTGCTTGATTTATCCACTGTGTTTCACAGCCATCGGATAACTTTGTCAAACTATTACAAATTCGTCAAAAACCACCTCTATTTATAATCTTAGGGAATATTCGTACGAATTCCATCTTTGATGCGATTTGCATTGTGCTTTAACCGTCTGTGTCACATTACCATTAAAGTTAGGCACAGGGCTGTTGATCTTTGAGTTGTTTTGAAGGTGGTAAGACCATATTTGTGATGTGTGAAATGCGTTGAATGGTTTTAAAAATCGTATTTTTAACGATAATTTCGCCAAAAACACCAAGTTTGGTGTGAAGTGAATTAGCTCTAGGACTAGTAGGATAGGTGGCTGTCGGGTTTTGAATGACAGCCGGAAATCGAAACAGGAAAAATCACATTGGTAGATTTAAAAACTCATTTTGATAAAGTTTGTTTGCCAAGCGGTCACGGAGCTTGGAAGGAAGGAATTTCATTCGGTTGACCTGTCGAACCAGTTCTTGAGCGAAGCTTGGGTTGTTCTTCATGTTCATCACGCAACCCATCAGCGAAATGCTTTGAGCATCAAGAAGTTTCTTCGCTTGCTCTAGATGATGAGTTGATGTTTCACCATAGGCGACAACAAGCAGTGCACAATCACAAGCACTCGCAACCGATTGAGCAGGAATATTCCCCTTGTTGATATTAAGCAGAGGCGACGTATCAATGATCACACGATCGTACTTTCCTAACCACTGATTCACCGCTTTGTTGAGTGTCGCTGGGTCTTTATAAGCGAGCTGAGTTGATGCGACTTGTGGAGCTGGGACACCAATGAACATACGATGAGATTCAACGTGTTCAATAAGCTGACCGGATTGACCCTCTTCAAGCATGTGCAAATTCTTAAATGCAGAGTTGAACAAGTTGAGGTCAACATACAGCGTAGAGTGACCCGCCAACAGGAAACGTTCCGCTAATGCCGTTGCAATTGATGTTACGCCGTCACCTGAATGGCAGGCGGTGACACAGATAGAGCGTTGTCCATTCAGTTCAGAAGCTAAGTACAGTTGTTCAACTTCTGCATGCGTTGCTGAGATAGTCATTATAACGCTCCTATTAAGACGATCATTGTTGTTAGACGTAGTATGTCTTCTAGACCTACACGAGCTTTTTCCATAAAGCTCTCTCGGCGATCTGGGATGTAGATAGTGTCACCAGCGCGCAGTACTGGGAGGTTGTAAATGTTGGCTGTTTTGCTGAACTCAACAAGGTCGAAGGTACGCGCTTGGCCTTGGCAACAAGACATGTTCACAATGGTAATTTTCTCTACGTAAGCGTTATCAGTAGGGCCTGCCGCTTCTGCCAAGATATCCAAGATAGTCATGTTGTCGTTAAACACATAACGACCCGGATTATTGATAGCCCCAAGCACACGAACGGTTTCTTCTTTCGGCGTGTCTAACCAGTTTTTACCTTTCTCTGGGATATAAATGGTGTCGCCAGTGGTTACGTTTGGCAGTAATGATTCGTCACCTGTTTCAAAGTACAGTGATAGGTTCAGTTTGCTGACTTGAGAGTAAGTTTTGTCACGGTGTGTGACTCGAACATTGTGTATGTCTGCATCTTTAGTTGGACCATCAGCCGCTGAGAGTATGTCTAAGAAATGCATGTCTTTAGTGAAGCGGTAACGACCAGGGGCATTCACTTGTCCGAAGATATAGATTGATGCGTCTGAGCTTTGACGAACCCATTGTGATTTATTGTCTGAAGGATCTTGTGGCAAATCGTGGACACGAACGATAGAGCCAGCGCGAATGTAGGGCATTTGATCACGTGGTGCGCCATTTCTGATGAAATCATCAAGGTTAAACACAACCAACTTTCTACCCGTAACTACTTCTATTTTTGATGTATCGGCACGTAATGTAGGACCACCGACATGAGCCAATAATCCCATGAAGTTCATTTCATCTGACCATTCAATACGCCCAGGGCGGTTCACTTCGCCAATAACGTTAACCGCTCTGTCTGGCGCAATCTTCAACCAAGACTTCTCGTTCATGTCCGTTTTCTCTGGAACGAAAATAGCGTCGCCGGCCTTAATGCTTGGTGGATTAGAGTTAGGTAGGCCTTCTGTGTACGCTGCTAAATCGAATTTAATCACTCTGCCATCTGCTTTAATTACACGTATTTGGCGAGATTCTGCAAATCGAGTCGGACCGCCAGCATTGGCAAGGATATCCATGAAAGTAGCGTCTCTTTTTCCTTCAAAAGCGCCGGGAGCGGCAACTTCCCCCATCACGTAAACCATATTGGCACCAGACTTAATCTCTTCTTCTTGCTTCGGTACAAAAATGGTTGAGCCGGGGCGAAGAACAGGTAACAAGCTTTCATCACCAGAGTCTAGGTAGCGTTTAAGATTGAATAGAGTAGGTGTGTTGTTAGAGATTACACGGATTTGCTCGACGCTGGCATAGCGAGTAACACCGCCCGAACGCATAAGCACATCAACTAAATCAGTATTCTCTTTGTACGTGAATGAACCCGGCGCGTTTACCTCACCAAATACCTTAATGGCATTGCGAGAATCGGCACTGTCGCCTGAGTTAGCAAGCTTAGCTGGGTCAAACTCTTGTTCAATATTACCAACAAGCGGAGAAGCGGGAACGAACAGAGAATCAAGCGATTGCAGTGTCGGTAGGTTAGCTTCATCACCTGAGTCTAGAAAGCGTTTGTAGTTGAACTCTTTTTTGTCAGATCCACGTTTTAGGATCAGTTTGTCTAACTGTGCACCTGAACGTAAACCGCCCGCCGCGTACAGTGCCATTTGAACGCTTGAACCTAGCGCTAACGTGTATTCGCCCGGTTCTTTCACATAACCTTGTACTGAGATGATGATTTGTTGCTCTTTTACATACACGGATGCGTTTGATAGGTCTTTGTATGCCGTAGCCAATGACTCCAGAACGACTTTGTTTAGCTGCTCGTTGTTGTAACCTGCCACGAACACTGCGCCGACTTCAGGAAGGGTAATTCGTCCACGTTTATCAACTTGGAAGCCTGTATTTAGAGTGCTTTCACCAGGAACATTAACTTGGATAAGGTCACCGACTTGTACAGCATCAGAAAACTCGTCATTAGCCTGAACGAAACTCGCGAAGCACAATGCGAAAGTGATGAATAAAGTGACTAGTGATTTCATAGTGCACCTCCCATCTTCGCTGCGTTCTCAGGCGAGATGACTTCAATGCTCACTCGACGGTTTGTCAGCATGGTTCCGTCAGATTCACCCTCGAAAAGTGGCACCGTTTCACCGACTGATACTGCTTTAATTCGTTGTGGACTTAGGCCAAAGATAGTGAGGTATCGTTCGACTTGTTTTGCGCGTCCTAGCGCTAGCTTATCGTTGTATTCTTCAGAACCTGCCGCATCTGCGTGTCCTGTAACAATAAGGTCTAAAGATTTGTTTTCTTTTAAAATGTAAGACGCTTCGGCCAATTTACCCATATATTTAGGATTGACTTCGGTCGAATTTTGCGCGAATTGGTTGTCAACGTTTAGTAGGTCGTACAGTTGTTCGATCACAGACAACTGCATACGAAATTGGTTTTCGTTTTTCGGTGGTTCACAACGCGCTTGAGAAGTCACGTAGTCGAGTTGA of the Vibrio lentus genome contains:
- a CDS encoding sigma-54-dependent transcriptional regulator yields the protein MRPKVLLVEDSTSLAVLYKQYVKDEPYDIFHVETGAEAKTFIERHAPQLVILDLKLPDMPGEEVLDWISDSEIPTAVIIATAHGSVNIAVDLIQRGAEDFLEKPIQADRLKTSVNLHLRRAKLENLVDDIQTKFDRDRFHNFIGSCLPMQAVYKIIDSVAPTTASVFINGESGTGKEVCAEAIHQESQRCDKPFVAINCGAIPRDLMESEIFGHVKGAFTGATTDRKGSAMQAHGGTLFLDELCEMELEMQKKLLRFLQTGTFTPLGGNREIKVDVRIICATNRDPLVEVEEGRFREDLYYRVHVVPIEMPPLRERGSDIVTLASHFLKLYAKQDKKKFKSIDKETQTLLKRYAWPGNVRQLQNVIRNIVVLNNESSVTKDMLPPPINKADTTKPRSITPIRNVAPVAVAAPTPVTETKLPPITPEELEQAPTPQAQIESMTPAFTTVEGAIRPMWQIEREAIQHAINHCDGNVLNAAVLLELSPSTVYRKKQAWESEDEYNQA
- a CDS encoding glycosyltransferase, whose translation is MDLRTHLNIPASSYVFITVGPLIVSKGIDLIIQALNIASQDHDCHLVVIGEGEDRENLELLIDSSGLNERVHLVGEQNNTADWLYGGARYEAFGHVIAEAGLAKLPIIAPRIGGIPEFINHEGNGLLFSTQNPINEMTEHMLSLITQPQLGSRLGNDLYELTASSLTVIANTQRFQRLYEKIYAEPSSMSLACSLKPVLRWAFR
- a CDS encoding glycosyltransferase family 4 protein, whose amino-acid sequence is MSTTKPNIPPNNVNEPLIKEALIPLLGEIWLLIDSQTFGGIETHVLELAKGLLGHEKKVRVVLLTQYMPEPSIIGRLNESALPYSYLQDLSKVQGNPITQLRSAVEQYQPQLIHAHGYKASIVSKSTKLLSRRIPLCQITTYHAGETPTGRVWVYDLLDRYTSWISNHSLVVSSKISRKLPTRSTLLNNFVSIPVDSQAPALIDTQKEQNNQLDHYRFGFVGRLSHEKAADRFITLAKNFEQHQFNLFGDGPERSKLAQNSPANCQFHGHQNDMASVWPRIDVLIIPSRYEGLPMAALEAMVRGIPVIATAVGNLPQLIDHGSNGYISHSESELTANLNAWLNLSSTDKEIMSAKARQSVIDDYSPQAVIPQLLNCYQL
- a CDS encoding O-antigen ligase family protein, which encodes MIDSARKAPSTIGILALCLIVGVVWVIVPHPLVAVCLAFAPLAALFIINKTFWLVIMFVVFSFFRIHEAIPQLFAFKIPLLLSLGALTALLWHGLISKELKPYWHRSLSWLMVFWVLVTIGLVFASNRGVALAEFKGIYWKIMVMTLAIVWLVNSADKLAKTSMIIVGAGTLVGVIAIYNSINGIGLVEGTRVTIGRDFGSMLGDPNDLALVLMFPLAFAISQASTKGIATFKRLLCVIASCILVYAVIATQSRGGLLGCVAVVGIFALKVIRSKMLLLSLGAIGAVVLYFAAGISDRASGGAAEAGIDESAMGRLYAWEAAFKMALDNPLTGVGLNNFFSNYFFYSSHWDGLNHAVHSTWFGVLAETGFLGFIVFIIVIASLLITTRQTLARINQCSDKVTPALHSAAYAVYAGLIGTIVSGTFLTQGFNWPIYILAALTVCVSHVSQTECQNENPETEKR
- a CDS encoding Hpt domain-containing protein, yielding MNNSTLASETPASLNEQANAQLADAELVDESILEQMIRDTSAEIIPILIDHYVEESQTRLTAIRQAATDNDAQALEFEVHTVGSTALALGNRPLSVLARTLEKQCLEQKHEDAFLRVDELLELAEYSIKALLERKDQGFS
- a CDS encoding glycosyltransferase; the protein is MKNILYVHYGDDNIRGAESRLINLVESLDRNRYKPLVWSNCEPLIERLTNSEVPNHYSPFHLMLGRKQPKFNVIGWCRQVNQAITLIKQHDIDVIHINNGAPCQWMCLAAKLCKIPLVTQLHNNYRLRDRFTFGLHLSPCIVGVSYDVCEGLLDDDYPQDQLSVIYNGVAQELHKR